The Capsicum annuum cultivar UCD-10X-F1 chromosome 1, UCD10Xv1.1, whole genome shotgun sequence sequence TCCTCATCCATGGCTTGCTGCCACTTTGGATCTTTGACGGTATCAGTGAAAGATATAGGATCACAATCTGAAAACAAAGAGAAATGACTGGCCGTATTTCTAAATTTATTGATCCCATATACCTCATAATCTTCCATCCAGCTCGGTGCACCTCTGGTATGTTGAGGACATTCATTACTGAAGTGAGCATCACCTGATTCATGTTCAANNNNNNNNNNNNNNNNNNNNNNNNNNNNNNNNNNNNNNNNNNNNNNNNNNNNNNNNNNNNNNNNNNNNNNNNNNNNNNNNNNNNNNNNNNNNNNNNNNNNNNNNNNNNNNNNNNNNNNNNNNNNNNNNNNNNNNNNNNNNNNNNNNNNNNNNNNNNNNNNNNNNNNNNNNNNNNNNNNNNNNNNNNNNNNNNNNNNNNNNNNNNNNNNNNNNNNNNNNNNNNNNNNNNNNNNNNNNNNNNNNNNNNNNNNNNNNNNNNNNNNNNNNNNNNNNNNNNNNNNNNNNNNNNNNNNNNNNNNNNNNNNNNNNNNNNNNNNNNNNNNNNNNNNNNNNNNNNNNNNNNNNNNNNNNNNNNNNNNNNNNNNNNNNNNNNNNNNNNNNNNNNNNNNNNNNNNNNNNNNNNNNNNNNNNNNNNNNNNNNNNNNNNNNNNNNNNNNNNNNNNNNNNNNNNNNNNNNNNNNNNNNNNNNNNNNNNNNNNNNNNNNNNNNNNNNNNNNNNNNNNNNNNNNNNNNNNNNNNNNNNNNNNNNNNNNNNNNNNNNNNNNNNNNNNNNNNNNNNNNNNNNNNNNNNNNNNNNNNNNNNNNNNNNNNNNNNNNNNNNNNNNNNNNNNNNNNNNNNNNNNNNNNNNNNNNNNNNNNNNNNNNNNNNNNNNNNNNNNNNNNNNNNNNNNNNNNNNNNNNNNNNNNNNNNNNNNNNNNNNNNNNNNNNNNNNNNNNNNNNNNNNNNNNNNNNNNNNNNNNNNNNNNNNNNNNNNNNNNNNNNNNNNNNNNNNNNNNNNNNNNNNNNNNNNNNNNNNNNNNNNNNNNNNNNNNNNNNNNNNNNNNNNNNNNNNNNNNNNNNNNNNNNNNNNNNNNNNNNNNNNNNNNNNNNNNNNNNNNNNNNNNNNNNNNNNNNNNNNNNNNNNNNNNNNNNNNNNNNNNNNNNNNNNNNNNNNNNNNNNNNNNNNNNNNNNNNNNNNNNNNNNNNNNNNNNNNNNNNNNNNNNNNNNNNNNNNNNNNNNNNNNNNNNNNNNNNNNNNNNNNNNNNNNNNNNNNNNNNNNNNNNNNNNNNNNNNNNNNNNNNNNNNNNNNNNNNNNNNNNNNNNNNNNNNNNNNNNNNNNNNNNNNNNNNNNNNNNNNNNNNNNNNNNNNNNNNNNNNNNNNNNNNNNNNNNNNNNNNNNNNNNNNNNNNNNNNNNNNNNNNNNNNNNNNNNNNNNNNNNNNNNNNNNNNNNNNNNNNNNNNNNNNNNNNNNNNNNNNNNNNNNNNNNNNNNNNNNNNNNNNNNNNNNNNNNNNNNNNNNNNNNNNNNNNNNNNNNNNNNNNNNNNNNNNNNNNNNNNNNNNNNNNNNNNNNNNNNNNNNNNNNNNNNNNNNNNNNNNNNNNNNNNNNNNNNNNNNNNNNNNNNNNNNNNNNNNNNNNNNNNNNNNNNNNNNNNNNNNNNNNNNNNNNNNNNNNNNNNNNNNNNNNNNNNNNNNNNNNNNNNNNNNNNNNNNNNNNNNNNNNNNNNNNNNNNNNNNNNNNNNNNNNNNNNNNNNNNNNNNNNNNNNNNNNNNNNNNNNNNNNNNNNNNNNNNNNNNNNNNNNNNNNNNNNNNNNNNNNNNNNNNNNNNNNNNNNNNNNNNNNNNNNNNNNNNNNNNNNNNNNNNNNNNNNNNNNNNNNNNNNNNNNNNNNNNNNNNNNNNNNNNNNNNNNNNNNNNNNNNNNNNNNNNNNNNNNNNNNNNNNNNNNNNNNNNNNNNNNNNNNNNNNNNNNNNNNNNNNNNNNNNNNNNNNNNNNNNNNNNNNNNNNNNNNNNNNNNNNNNNNNNNNNNNNNNNNNNNNNNNNNNNNNNNNNNNNNNNNNNNNNNNNNNNNNNNNNNNNNNNNNNNNNNNNNNNNNNNNNNNNNNNNNNNNNNNNNNNNNNNNNNNNNNNNNNNNNNNNNNNNNNNNNNNNNNNNNNNNNNNNNNNNNNNNNNNNNNNNNNNNNNNNNNNNNNNNNNNNNNNNNNNNNNNNNNNNNNNNNNNNNNNNNNNNNNNNNNNNNNNNNNNNNNNNNNNNNNNNNNNNNNNNNNNNNNNNNNNNNNNNNNNNNNNNNNNNNNNNNNNNNNNNNNNNNNNNNNNNNNNNNNNNNNNNNNNNNNNNNNNNNNNNNNNNNNNNNNNNNNNNNNNNNNNNNNNNNNNNNNNNNNNNNNNNNNNNNNNNNNNNNNNNNNNNNNNNNNNNNNNNNNNNNNNNNNNNNNNNNNNNNNNNNNNNNNNNNNNNNNNNNNNNNNNNNNNNNNNNNNNNNNNNNNNNNNNNNNNNNNNNNNNNNNNNNNNNNNNNNNNNNNNNNNNNNNNNNNNNNNNNNNNNNNNNNNNNNNNNNNNNNNNNNNNNNNNNNNNNNNNNNNNNNNNNNNNNNNNNNNNNNNNNNNNNNNNNNNNNNNNNNNNNNNNNNNNNNNNNNNNNNNNNNNNNNNNNNNNNNNNNNNNNNNNNNNNNNNNNNNNNNNNNNNNNNNNNNNNNNNNNNNNNNNNNNNNNNNNNNNNNNNNNNNNNNNNNNNNNNNNNNNNNNNNNNNNNNNNNNNNNNNNNNNNNNNNNNNNNNNNNNNNNNNNNNNNNNNNNNNNNNNNNNNNNNNNNNNNNNNNNNNNNNNNNNNNNNNNNNNNNNNNNNNNNNNNNNNNNNNNNNNNNNNNNNNNNNNNNNNNNNNNNNNNNNNNNNNNNNNNNNNNNNNNNNNNNNNNNNNNNNNNNNNNNNNNNNNNNNNNNNNNNNNNNNNNNNNNNNNNNNNNNNNNNNNNNNNNNNNNNNNNNNNNNNNNNNNNNNNNNNNNNNNNNNNNNNNNNNNNNNNNNNNNNNNNNNNNNNNNNNNNNNNNNNNNNNNNNNNNNNNNNNNNNNNNNNNNNNNNNNNNNNNNNNNNNNNNNNNNNNNNNNNNNNNNNNNNNNNNNNNNNNNNNNNNNNNNNNNNNNNNNNNNNNNNNNNNNNNNNNNNNNNNNNNNNNNNNNNNNNNNNNNNNNNNNNNNNNNNNNNNNNNNNNNNNNNNNNNNNNNNNNNNNNNNNNNNNNNATGTTCAACACCTCCAGCGTCTTGTACTGTTGGACTTGCTTGTGAACGGATCTCCAAAGACCATTCTGGTTCTTTATCTTCTTCAACAGAAAAGGAAAATTGTTGAAACGAACTGTTGTCGCTCCATTTCCAGATTTCTTCTTCGTCAAAAATAATATCTCGGCTAATAACAATTTTCTTGGTAATAGGATTGAACAAGCGATAAGCTTTTGATTTGTCATCAACACCAAGGAAAATGCATTTTTGACCTTTATCATCCAACTTCTTCCTTGCAGCATCTAGAATATGGGCATATGCTATACACCCAAAAATCCGGAAGTACTCAACATTTGGTTTACGCCTTCTCCAAGCTTCATGAGGTGTCATATTTCGAATAGAACTGGTAGGACATCTATTTAATATATGAATGCTCCAATGAACTGCTTCTGCCCAAAAGTCTTTTGGTAAGCCACTTCTCTTTAAAAAACTACGCACCATATCCAGAATTATGCGATTTTTTCTTTCACACACACCATTCTATTGAGGTGTGTAGGCTGCTGTAAGGTGCCTTTTAATTTCATGCTTCTCACAAAATTCTACAAATTCTAGTGAGTTGTATAAGCCACCCCGATCAGTTCGCAAACATTTAATTTTACAACCAACTtcattttcaacaaacactttaaACTTCTTAAAAATTTCAAATGCTTCTgattttctcttaagaaataGACCCATGTATTTCTGCTATAATCATCAATGAAGCTAATGAAATAGCGTTTACCTTCATTAGACATAGGACTTATCGGACCACAGATATCTGAGTGCACCAACTCCAGCACCTTCTTTGCTCTCCAAAACTTTCCTGTTGGAAATGATTCACGATGTTGCTTGCTAACTACACACTCTTCACATACTTCATCGGTAGATTCAAGTTGCGGAAGACCTAACACCAATTGTTTTTGCTTTAAGAACTTCAGGCTTCCAAAATTTAAATGCCCATACCGAAAATGCCACTTCCAGGCATCCTCTTTAATTTTGGCAGAAAGACAAGATTTTATAGAGTTGTGAAGATATAAAGGAAACAAGCGGTTTGACGACATGTTAATCTGTGCGATTAACCCCAAACGAGGATCTTATATCTTACAAACTCCACCTTTAACATTAAGTTCATATCCCTTTTCTTGAAGCTACTCGACACTTAATAGATTTGTTTTCAACGCAGGGACATAAAACACATCACCTATGGTATGAATGGAGTTGTTTTTGGTTGAGACTTTTACCTTTCCTTTTCCCTAAGCAGAGACCACAGAATTATCTTCAAATCTCATGGTATCTTGAAAAGTTTCATCCAACTCTGAGAATGCCTCTTTCTGCCCACACATGTGATTACTGCAGCCAGTATCGAGATACCACAAATTTGAGGGAACTTTCTCTTTGGAAGTATACGCCATCAAAAGTGAaacctcctcttcttcttcctttgtttCCGCGTCTTCCTTTCTTGTTGCAAAATTAGATCTACCACCACGATTCTTACTTAAATTGGTATGAAACTCAGATCGGTAGTGTCCAAATCGATGGCATCGATAGCATTCAACTTGAGACTTGTCACGTCTTTCAACTTGAGACTTGCCGcgtcttttttccttttcctggGAATCGCCAGCTTTGTTTTTCTCCCTTTCTGGcgacaatttttttctttccacttgtCTTTCTCTGGATCTCTTCCTTTTGAAGATATCACTGCCTTCAATGCTACTTCATCCTTGTCTTGTTGGTTTAATTTCTGCTCATGACCCAACAAAGAACCTTGTAACTTGTCAATAGAAAGAACATCAACATCTTTGGATTCTTCAATGGAGCAGACGATATAATTGAACTTTGCAGTCATCGAGCGAAGTATTTTCTCAATGATCGTAACATCCTCTAGTTTTTCTCCATGAATTCGCATTTTATTTGCGATAGCCAAAACTTTAGAGAAATATTCTGTTACCGACTCACCACCTTGCATACGTAGAGCCTCGAACTCACCACGAAGTGCTTGAAGCTACACTCATTTCACCTTCGCCGTTCCTTGATACTTCTTTTTCATGGAATCCCATATTTTTTTAGAGGTATCCTTGCAAAGAATTATTTCCGGTATTGAGTGATCAATAGCCTGAAAAGGGTAATTCTTCGCCTTGAGATCTTTTAACCTTAGACTGTCCAACTCTGCCTTCTGTGCTTCCGACAAGGCAATACCAGTGGCTGGCTCTTGTACGCCAACACTCACAACTGGCCAAAACTCTTTAGACCTAAGAAAGTTCTCCATCAACATACTCCAATGGTTGTAATGACCATCGAAACGTGGAATAGCGGGCAGAACAAAATTTTTAGTGGTCATTGTTTTGTTGCTGCAATAGTactcccaaaagaagaaaaaactttttctgactttgataccaaatgatagaaaaatacACTACAGCagcaatgaaaagaaaaagactcTGCAAGTGTGAAAATTTACTCTGTATTCAAGTTACAAAATACTCTGTTACAAGAGTCTTAAATAGATGAAATTAGGTAGCAACATAACACGTTTATTCTCCTAAGAAATTTGAATCTAAAAACTGACTTAACATTAACTTGTAGCCTAAAGCTTTGGAACAACTTATTGACTCCTAAATAAACTCAACAACTAAACCACTAAGTGACCCACAAAGCTGGTCACGTTGCTGGTCATGTTGTCaacattaattgtatttttagttttacttgtcatttttaaaatatcaagaaaatataattttttttaattttacacttaactttaattgttttttctccaaattaatttcagCACACAatttaaacatcatttaatagaaatACTAAGATAAAAtagttatattaattatttttttttattaaatgtgTCAAGTCAtaatatgacaagtaaaaatggagGAAGTATAGTTTACTCCAAAAATTGTGAACACGCGCGTTCCATTTGCTTTTCTGCCTTGTGAAGTTTGATACAAGTATATATCTCTTTCACTGCAGTATTATTTTCTTGGTCATTCTTGATTActaattttgagatggtttcctAGAAAGTAAAGCAAGCtatatataaaagttaaaacaaatttaaatatttgagatCGAAGGAGTAATAAAAGTACAAAATGTTTGTTTAATTAACAACGTGACAGCTTGTTTAATGGATGACCACGCATTTAATGAGTAAATTTGAATCTAACGAAGACtaattcattatttaaaaaaaaaataattatagaaaaattgtAGTAAGATTTAAACAATTAATGAACTATGAACGTGTCGTGGTGTACCAGTAACGATAAAACTAAATCAATCGGTGTGGTATTTTCTTACTTATTGCTAATTAAAATTCACATTCAAGTATTCAATTATATATGGCTTTGgtattgattcaaaattattaacaaattaattaagtaaatgatttttttctaactgcttaaatttttaaatgagaTCTAATGGTAAGATTTTGTTATATTCTTCATTATAATAATTGAACTAATTATTTTGTAGCTCCATAAATTAAAGAACACTTTTGACAACATATGAAATTTAGACTTTCAATTCtatttcctattattttttgGGTTGTCTCCGGACAATAAATTTCATACATAAGCAAACCGCAAAACGAAATAAAATAGTTGATGTCAAAGTATTAATCATCAATTGCAAAAactttaaagttttaaattttaatttaacatAGTTGTTAGCAGTTTACTTGGCTGGCCAAACATTCAATGAGGAAGATCAACTATctgcaatattttctttttctttttcatactaCGGAGACTGAGTCATTTTTgttaactaaataaaataatacgcTACTATATACTttgacaaaaaacaaaaatgaagttATTACGTGGCTTAACGTCctaccaaatattttatatttacaactttaatttaaactTAAAAACAACTTAAAATTAACTTGAATGTATCTTTTCTTCAACCAATCCGACTATggaataattttgatatttttaattaagAATAAACTCAAAACCATTCAATCACATCCTCACGAAGATGACTATAAATTTATCGTGGCGCTAATAAAAGGAAATTTTAAATCagttatgtattatttttatttttatttttgaaaaaagatgttAACGCTAAATCAAcccttgtttattatttttaaagaaaaaagtactTCTAAAAAGTATCCACTATAACTTTACTCTTCTTATTGAGTCTCGCCCGATAAAATCTAAATTAGTCGAATTAAAATTTTCAGATATTAAATACTTAAAAAGAGAGAGTTATATACTGATTAAGATTTATCTAGACTATAGATTAACATCGAATTTGAGATATATTGAGAGTAATTCATTCTTATCGCTAAATGAATGGCGCCTTAACTAGAATGCCttcttttagtaaaaaaattactATCCCTAATTCAGATTTTCATCACCTTATcacatatttctctatttttatgaATCAAACTTTAGATCTATAAGTTAGATAGATCTCCTCCATCTCATTACTTTTTTTGACggtacaaaaatacccttcatacAAGTGACAAACACAcccatcaaaaaaaataaaaagagatcaATTAAAGTAAAATGAAATTTCTCTAGTCATTTGTTTCGTTCAAGACATACGTGAACTGtatcaaaaattacataaaaaatagtaAGACCATTGGGGATGATTACCGTTAAAACAAATTGGCAATACCCAACAAATTGCAAAAAATTCAAATGTTAATTCAACACCCTTGGACATAATTAACCTAACAAATTcactttcttctatttcatcaaatttgttTACAAGTATATGAACTTTCACATTAATTCCTTTTTGTACCCCATATTTTTACAAAGAATCACTTTCCATACCCAAATAATTCTTGAGCTCACTAGGGAAACATGGGTTTCTCTTCCACTTATCACCATGCAATTTTAATATCTTGAGTACTCTTTCCTTTGTTGTTGAAGAGCCACCAATATGTAACAAAGCCACCAATTTTTTCACTGCACCATACATCAACATGTCATCCAAAACTTTATCTGTGGGGTGAGAATTGCAAATCAATGAAAGAATTTTCACCCCAATTTTTGTGCCAACATTTgaaatattcaatatttttttggttatggCTGCAACTCCTAGACCATGTTCAATGAATCCCATTCTTCCATCAGCACATTCACATAACATCTTGATCAAGTacattattttctcactttttgatttgcttgaatcaGGTAGAATCTCAATCAATGTGCACATAGCTCCAGCCTCAATTGCCTTCAATCTTGATTTTTTCGATTTTTCGAGTATGTCAATCAAGACTTGTAGTGCACAAGAACTTGCCTTGCTGCAAATTTCATCAGACACAATTTCCATCAAGGACTTGAAGAACCCAATCCCTTGATCTTCAATCACAACATTCCATTGACAATCTGATTTTGTGATCCTTTGGAATATCGAAATGGTGCAAAATCTTGCCTCTGCACTACCCCTTTGAAGCATTATGGCCATGGACTTCATGCACCCTGGCTGCAACAGAATCTTGATTGTCTCCTCCTCTTCTAACACAATTGGCAACTTGATCAATAGACTAAGAGCCTCTTCACATGCTCTAAATGTCACGAAATCCGAGCTTTCGATTAAAACTTGTTGAATGATCCTAACAAGAACCTCAACCCCACCACATTTCTTGAAATCATCCTTCACATCATGATCACCTAATTCAACAATTGACTTGACTTTCTTCAAGGAACTCACCTTAAAAGGACTCGATTCTATCGTGTTGAGTAACGCGACGAGCTCATCGTGCTTCATGGAATATGCAGGACATGTGTTTGAATTTGATTGAGATTTGCCATTTTGCCAAGCAACAATGAGCCTCTTGAGGGTGTGATTTGGTGTCATGTGAAAGCTATGTATAACTTGCATTGTGGCAGGACAAGTTTTTTTCTTGCAAGTATAGAAccatttctctatatttttcctCTCATATGTAACACCAGTGGAGATTGTAACAGGATCTTTCATGAGCTCCATGGAGATTGGACATCTAAAATGTAGAGGAAAATCCATGGATTGATACAATTggtattttcttgaattttgtgaATTGCTATACCACCATTGAAAGATGAAAGTGGGAAGTGGGGTAGACAGAATCATAAcctttttatatgtatttatgatatGTGTGCAActcttaaaaaacaaaaaatcaaagtcAAACAACTCTATTTAATTGGTTGAGATTATAATTAAGTATATCCAAGCTATGTAACTGTGGACATCAAAGCAAAATAGATGGGGCCCTTGGAAACTGCTGGATTGGCTTTGAATAGGCTAATATAGTTGAATAAAAATGAAACTGCTATATATTTTGCCACCACACCCCCTATTTTggatatatactaatttagatCCTAAAATATCTAATGTCTTAAAGTCTATTTATCAAAATTTCTTAATATTTAATGAATTGtttacattatcattattttttaacttgTTATAGCTAGACTTATAGCATGTTCTTGACCTTATCTCTAGATTACtaatttaatttatcataatcttttacattATTAGCATATATACGTTAATCTCACTTTATTATAGTCCACACTACACTAATTGAAATAGTAAATTGGATGCTGTAAGCAATTAACTAGCTCCGCGTGACATGAATCTTGATGTAATGCTATTGCCTATTCTAATGATTTTACTTATAAAGAAAATTCATATTTGTAGAATTTGTCAATTGTATGACAGACGCATCAAGATAGATATATAAGTAATATTTAGTTTTGATcgtagattaaaaaaaaaaattatcaaataatagtAGCATAACGAGTTCTCAAGCAAATAGTCGTCGCGTTTGTAAGTTGAAATTGAATTTACTTCAATAGCTATACTAATTAACTACAATTTTTATAGACCTTGTGTTTGATGTCACCTAgtctaaactaatataatgtatCTTTCAGCCATAGAAAAGACTTTGATTATCCTTGTTTAGTGTCATTAAGATGACAATATGAGTGTTCAATTGGAAGataaagaaaagtagaggggTGAAAATGGCAATATACTTTCTTATAGAGGGTTATTGCGCACCAAGTTGGAAGTTGACTTTCTGAAGAGTAGATAACTGTTAATTAAAAGATTAGATCTAAACTTGCGCAAGACATGCATaaattgttgtattattttaattaagGGTTTTAGTGATGTAACTGATACATAAAAAGtcgtattattattattatcatttcttttatttgaattatctttgagTTCAAATGTCTATCTAAAACGATCTCATGCAAAATATGTGTAGTGTCTACCTACATTTCACCCTCATAAAGTCTTATTTGTACGTGGAATCTCATTGcctatgttattgttattataattaatacataaatattCAACTAAGAAAACTGTATTTATATTCAAAGTTTAGTTTACATAACACCGGCGAGGACTGCGATATCTCCACACGTTATTCCCTCTTTGTTTCTCTTGGCTGTTGAGCTGCCTCTCTGACTCTATTTGCTTTCTCactccaaaatatttttttcaaaaaaaaataaaaataatatatatatatatatatcttcaaagcaaaagatatttatatataaacaggtcatttaagaaattaaatagtTGTGGACAAATTTAGTTGGCAAACATAGGATTTGCAAAGGTAAAATAAAACGGTTATAAATAGATCCAGATCAAGTTCATTATTACGACAATTTCTATAAAGGATCGGACCACAAATTCAATACTTGAATTCTCAATATAAATACTACATAGTTGATTTTCATCTTTCAGAAATTACAGATGTAATAAGAGCATTCATCGATAAAGAAAATTatcctaaaataataatcatcTCAAGGCTATTGAAAATGAATTAAATCAGATggttttatttttcaatacctgCTATCCGTTTCTTTCAATTAGTTGATCCAAACGAGCTATATATAGTATGTAGTATATGGTAAAGTTAGGGACCTTTTATTTGTATTTGGGAGTTAGGAGGATAACCAGTGGAGGATGTGTATTAGCATGATGGCTTATGTCACACTCATTAAGAATGAGGACATACATATATGATCActttttttgagttattattaaagattgttgatttttgttgaatGACAACAAGGCCTCGATTAAACATATTTGAAGAGAGACGAATTAATATGCTAATTTCTTAGCAAACAAGGACAAAAACATGAGAAAGATTTAAATAATCTGGAAAAGTGTGCTCAGAGATATGGAGTTTCAAGCAACGTCGTTTTTGAAAGACTTTAATCTTTCTTAGCTTTTTTTTCTTGTACAACCAAAAAGGGTTTATGTTACGAACACTATTTTAGTCTCAAATTGGATGTACTTATACGAAATTGGAAAATACATACTTATGGGATCTCGTTTGGTTTGTGGATAAATCTATTTTGGGATATCTCAGGATTAAGTTTGAgactaaatttatattttgtttagtTGAAGATATGACTAATTCAAGAATGAATTTATAGCTCAAATTCAACATTATTTCTTCTTACCTCAAAGGTAGATTAGATATAATCTTGGAACTAATTTATTCTACCTTTGAGGTAAGAAGAAATAATGTTGAATATGAGCTATAAATTCATTCTTAAATTAGTCATATTTTCAaccaaacaaaatataaaattagtCTCAAACTTAATCCTGAGATATCTCACCTTGTCCAATAAAACAAAGGACCCATAATACATTCACTTCCATGGTAACAAATAACGATTGGTTGATGCACTGATTATGTAGTCGTTAACTTAAAATCCTAAATTTACTTAAAGGTTTTAATTAGATGAAAGCAAAAAGAAAATAAGTCGGAGGATTGCATAGTATAATTTCGAAGTATTAGTAGGTGTAGATAATTGTGTATTTTTTAATTAGTACATGAAAGCCAgtaattaaataacaaaatatataaatatcagGTCTTAAATCATGAACTATTTGACTTTAAGCATTTAAAGTCTAAATTACGTCTGGCtgggcttttttttttttctgattttttatattgaatgtggaaaaaaaaatttgtataaGAATATAAATAACTAGATTTTGAGAATATATAATAGGAAGTACTCTAGTGATGGCTAATATTATACTctgttaaaatatatttttctcggATATTCAATTATTGAAAgtagaaaaaaatgcaaaattttgaCCAATATTCTTATGTTCTGTCAATAATCTAGcattaaggaaaaaaattagctTTAATAGAGTGGAATAAGATTGAAAAATGACCAAATGtcagtttcttttttttcatttgggGGGAGGAGGGAGGGTTGGtacaattttaaaatatagttGTTGCAAAATATTATTGGATTATTGAAATGTGAATGAAAATTAGAGGAACACTTTATAAAAGAATGTTTTTTCCCATATTggtgagagaaaaaaatattcttgtgCTGGGCCGAGCTGGGGCTTTGAATTTGTATTTCAAAAATGATTGAGAGgttgtctttttgaaaaaaattcaattgaaacttaattatttaatgattttttaatttaaaaaatctaatcTGAAATTTTTCTCCATTTGCATATGCGCAAGAGCATGTATGGACGCATGTCAAAATGCGAGCCTTCGATTCATTGCTTGAATGACGATTGACGAAGTGCGGGTACATCTGCTAGCACATATGTCAACGCATGTCACAATTCAACTTTCTGTTTTGAGAGTTAGTCCACCCTATAAGAATCAGCACTCACTCTTTCACCTCCATCGCACTTATGGCTCTATACCCCAATCCAATTTGCTCTGAGAAAGAGGCAGAGCTAAGAAGGTGTAagaggtggggggggggggggggggggttctcGAATGGTAAGTATTTATTTATGTCAGGTATTTGTACCtaactaaataattaaatttaagaattaatagataaaaataaaaataaaaatacatatatcttAATGatgattataaaatattaaaatgtatATGAAAGATATATGCCTTATATTTTAGTGTGTATACATTCGGTTCGAGAACCATTACGCTATAACATTACAATGTATACATAattagaaatttaatttattgtttcAGATACGTGTGTTCATTTGAGGGGAGGAGGGAAGAGTAGATAGcgccaaatttaagttttaattttgacATTTAATTTGTTGTTCGCCAATGTCTGTACTCTGTACCAATTTATCTTcccttttgttattttattaagtagTTGATTCAAGTGGCAATGTTAGCTTGACAAAAAAACATTTGAAGGGAGTGGCTGCAAGATGTCCTAATGGGAAAgcaacaaaaacaaaatcctGCCGACGACGCAAAGTATAAAATGAAAAGTAGTAGGAGTAGTATTTTGACCATCATTAAATGAGTCATTAATTTCATCAACACAATTTTTTCATGTTGATTTGATATTAGCTTAATTATTTTGGTTATAGAAAACTAGTCAAATAAGTTTAGTTGATAGGACCAGAAGGGTTCGCTGAACTTATGCATCAAACTTGTCTAGTGCGATTTATATTTGTGTAATTCACAAGTTATTGTGCATAAC is a genomic window containing:
- the LOC107857190 gene encoding E3 ubiquitin-protein ligase PUB23-like, with translation MILSTPLPTFIFQWWYSNSQNSRKYQLYQSMDFPLHFRCPISMELMKDPVTISTGVTYERKNIEKWFYTCKKKTCPATMQVIHSFHMTPNHTLKRLIVAWQNGKSQSNSNTCPAYSMKHDELVALLNTIESSPFKVSSLKKVKSIVELGDHDVKDDFKKCGGVEVLVRIIQQVLIESSDFVTFRACEEALSLLIKLPIVLEEEETIKILLQPGCMKSMAIMLQRGSAEARFCTISIFQRITKSDCQWNVVIEDQGIGFFKSLMEIVSDEICSKASSCALQVLIDILEKSKKSRLKAIEAGAMCTLIEILPDSSKSKSEKIMYLIKMLCECADGRMGFIEHGLGVAAITKKILNISNVGTKIGVKILSLICNSHPTDKVLDDMLMYGAVKKLVALLHIGGSSTTKERVLKILKLHGDKWKRNPCFPSELKNYLGMESDSL